The Methanobacterium sp. BAmetb5 genome includes a region encoding these proteins:
- a CDS encoding preprotein translocase subunit Sec61beta → MAKKEKKYLPPSGAGLVRYFEEETKGPKLSPEQVVIMTVILAVFCIALRFSYS, encoded by the coding sequence ATGGCAAAGAAAGAAAAAAAATACCTTCCCCCCAGTGGAGCAGGTCTGGTAAGGTACTTTGAAGAGGAAACCAAAGGCCCCAAGCTCAGCCCGGAACAGGTAGTCATAATGACAGTAATCCTGGCTGTTTTCTGCATAGCCCTCCGGTTTTCATATTCCTAA